A section of the Solitalea canadensis DSM 3403 genome encodes:
- a CDS encoding bifunctional transcriptional activator/DNA repair enzyme AdaA: MQLSIDLMYNAIVNKDTSFEGIFFTAVKTTGIFCRPSCTARKPKKENVEFFSTAKEAISKGYRPCKVCNPMEKLNETPDLIKAILNGLADDPSRKFKDEDLIALGIEPSKIRRWFLKNHGVTFQAYQRMFRINSAFKKIQNGEAVTSTAFESGYESLSGFNDSFKNIFGVSPKNSKAQTIIDLKRIETPLGTMYACAVKEGICLLEFTDRKMLETEFKTLSKRLNATIIQGENKHFDNLEQQLTEYFEGKRKSFTVKLFTPGSAFQNAVWDGLQNIPYGTTKSYKEQAIALSKTDAVRAVANANGMNRISILIPCHRVIGTDGNLTGYGGGIWRKKWLLDMEKANGSS; encoded by the coding sequence ATGCAACTCTCAATTGATCTTATGTACAATGCTATAGTAAATAAAGACACTTCTTTTGAAGGTATTTTCTTTACTGCAGTAAAAACAACGGGAATATTTTGCAGGCCTTCATGCACTGCCAGAAAACCGAAAAAAGAAAATGTTGAGTTTTTCAGCACCGCTAAAGAGGCTATTTCAAAAGGTTACAGACCTTGTAAAGTTTGTAATCCAATGGAGAAACTAAATGAAACGCCAGATTTAATAAAGGCCATTCTAAACGGATTAGCTGATGATCCATCCAGGAAATTTAAAGATGAAGATTTGATAGCGTTGGGTATTGAACCGAGTAAGATAAGACGCTGGTTCTTAAAAAATCATGGAGTTACTTTTCAGGCCTATCAACGAATGTTTAGAATTAATAGTGCATTCAAAAAAATACAAAATGGAGAAGCTGTTACCTCCACTGCATTTGAATCTGGTTATGAATCCTTAAGCGGATTTAATGATTCATTTAAAAATATTTTCGGTGTATCTCCTAAAAACAGCAAAGCACAAACTATTATCGACCTGAAAAGAATCGAAACGCCATTAGGTACCATGTATGCCTGCGCTGTTAAAGAAGGTATTTGTCTGTTAGAGTTTACAGATAGAAAAATGCTCGAAACGGAGTTTAAAACACTATCTAAAAGATTAAATGCCACAATTATTCAGGGGGAAAATAAGCATTTTGATAATTTAGAGCAGCAATTGACTGAATATTTTGAAGGCAAGCGCAAATCTTTTACTGTAAAGTTGTTTACTCCGGGATCTGCTTTTCAAAACGCAGTTTGGGACGGGTTACAAAACATTCCATACGGGACTACCAAAAGCTATAAAGAACAAGCCATTGCTTTATCAAAAACGGATGCTGTGCGTGCAGTAGCAAATGCGAACGGAATGAACCGTATTTCTATCCTTATTCCTTGTCATAGAGTAATTGGTACGGATGGTAATTTAACAGGTTACGGAGGTGGGATTTGGAGAAAGAAATGGTTGCTGGATATGGAAAAGGCTAATGGGAGCTCTTAG
- a CDS encoding SUMF1/EgtB/PvdO family nonheme iron enzyme: MISALTEIAFTEPGEFNSVYNQMITVPGGKMIRQSDDGRTRVISLNTFLMDRLLVTVKEFDDFAKTTGYITDAQRSGNAAVFDAENNGWQMTDGATYFYPKGLDKEKAPLSHPATQVSWLDAQAYAAWIGKQLPTENEWEWAAQNASNICLQYRYNEEPIPDSLKKQYVELLPAGSFGKNQLGFYDMDGTVRQWTTTSLFVKDQQELITKGGLFTDDMHNVYHYKRFNSVSAVADQGYSHIGFRCVLKYKSL, encoded by the coding sequence ATGATATCAGCACTAACCGAAATTGCATTTACCGAGCCTGGAGAATTTAACTCCGTTTATAATCAGATGATCACTGTACCAGGAGGAAAAATGATCAGGCAAAGTGATGATGGGAGAACCCGTGTGATTTCACTTAATACCTTTCTGATGGATAGGCTTTTGGTAACAGTTAAGGAATTTGATGATTTTGCAAAAACAACAGGATATATCACTGATGCTCAGCGATCAGGAAACGCTGCAGTTTTTGATGCTGAGAACAATGGTTGGCAGATGACCGATGGCGCAACTTATTTTTATCCTAAAGGCTTAGATAAAGAAAAAGCGCCATTAAGTCATCCTGCAACGCAGGTATCATGGCTGGATGCGCAGGCTTATGCTGCTTGGATTGGAAAACAGTTGCCTACCGAAAATGAGTGGGAATGGGCAGCACAAAACGCATCAAATATTTGCCTGCAATACCGATATAATGAAGAGCCAATACCCGACAGTTTAAAAAAACAGTACGTGGAGCTTTTGCCAGCCGGTTCTTTCGGTAAAAATCAGCTTGGCTTCTATGATATGGATGGCACGGTTCGTCAGTGGACCACTACTTCCCTTTTTGTTAAAGACCAACAAGAACTAATTACAAAAGGAGGATTATTTACAGATGATATGCATAACGTCTATCATTACAAACGATTCAATAGTGTTTCAGCTGTAGCTGATCAGGGTTATTCACACATTGGTTTCCGGTGCGTACTAAAATATAAAAGTCTTTAA
- a CDS encoding sterol desaturase family protein, which produces MESIALALPVLLLAIGIEYYVARRKKVDVYKFKDTISNLSIGILDRVAGMFTAGFFFFVYDYLHKQFALFTIEPNWITWILLFFFVDFLWYWYHRSSHEINIFWAVHVIHHSSEEFNYSVGTRITIFQSLARLLFWAFLPIIGFPALMIMPVLLIQGVYPFFVHTRLIGKLGWIEKVLVTPSHHRVHHANNEEYLDKNYGGVFIFWDKLFGTFKEETNEVHYGLTHQLHTHSLLWQFFHFFLELYYSVKLTPGFRNKLGVLFGGPEQIDPAIREELEEIFLSRSRRKPVPAPFKRYVIIQLAAIIVVLIGMLYFYDKLDWIGMSGTSLIILITLINCGAILEQKRWVFNLEFTRFVLATSMIALFTKQPLIWLVVITALETVLVNYSSLRNIYMKNLIPTKKIIK; this is translated from the coding sequence ATGGAATCAATAGCGCTTGCACTACCTGTCTTACTGCTAGCAATTGGCATCGAATATTATGTTGCCAGAAGAAAAAAGGTGGATGTTTACAAATTCAAGGATACAATCAGCAACTTGAGTATAGGTATTCTCGACCGGGTGGCTGGTATGTTTACTGCGGGATTCTTTTTCTTTGTCTATGATTACCTGCATAAACAATTTGCTCTATTTACAATTGAGCCGAATTGGATTACCTGGATCCTGTTATTTTTCTTTGTCGACTTTCTGTGGTATTGGTATCACAGGAGCAGTCATGAGATTAATATTTTCTGGGCCGTGCATGTTATCCATCATTCGAGCGAGGAGTTTAACTATTCGGTTGGAACAAGGATTACCATTTTTCAATCGCTTGCACGTTTGCTTTTTTGGGCTTTCTTGCCCATTATTGGTTTCCCTGCATTAATGATCATGCCTGTTTTATTGATACAAGGAGTTTATCCGTTCTTTGTACATACCCGGCTAATTGGCAAATTAGGCTGGATCGAAAAGGTATTGGTAACTCCGTCACATCACAGGGTGCATCATGCTAACAATGAAGAGTACCTGGATAAGAACTATGGTGGTGTGTTTATTTTCTGGGATAAATTATTCGGCACATTTAAAGAAGAAACAAATGAAGTCCATTATGGCTTAACCCATCAATTACATACCCATAGTTTGTTATGGCAGTTTTTTCATTTTTTCCTTGAGCTTTACTATTCGGTTAAGCTAACCCCGGGATTCAGGAATAAACTAGGGGTCCTATTTGGAGGGCCCGAACAGATAGATCCTGCCATTCGCGAAGAACTGGAAGAAATCTTTCTATCACGATCAAGACGCAAGCCGGTTCCTGCTCCCTTTAAAAGATATGTAATTATACAGCTTGCAGCCATTATTGTGGTGTTGATAGGCATGCTATATTTCTATGATAAGTTAGATTGGATCGGAATGAGTGGCACTTCATTGATCATTTTAATTACCCTTATCAACTGCGGCGCGATACTGGAACAAAAGCGATGGGTATTTAACCTGGAGTTTACCCGATTTGTATTAGCGACTTCAATGATCGCCTTGTTTACAAAGCAACCGCTTATCTGGTTAGTGGTAATAACTGCGCTTGAAACAGTGTTGGTCAATTACAGTTCTCTCAGAAATATCTATATGAAAAACCTGATACCAACAAAAAAAATTATCAAATAA
- a CDS encoding cyanophycinase: protein MKRNYPLLSMAILGVVVLTHFACKKTTELTDLSVQPSEKVLEASSNPKSYLTGNAADVTTSTTGGTILMGGSTDVDAAMLWMLNKSGGGDIVIIRASGADGYNDYLFNMAPVNSVETLLINTRAKANNADAVQKIRNAEALFIAGGDQYDYVNYWKDTGVEDAINYLINTKHVPVGGTSAGCAILGKSYFSAQNGTVYSADALANPYNTAVQLGHNDFVNHPYLGNTITDSHYNNPDRRGRHITFMARIMTDLAATTAKGVGVEEQTAVCIDQNGIAKVFGINKAYFLQNNNLGPETCVSGSPLTWNRSQTAVKYYAIQGSSTGAGSFDFTNWTSYSGGTAGFFFVNNGVLTQN from the coding sequence ATGAAAAGAAATTATCCTTTACTAAGCATGGCCATACTAGGTGTTGTTGTGCTTACCCATTTTGCCTGTAAAAAAACTACAGAACTAACAGATTTATCCGTTCAACCTTCTGAAAAGGTCTTGGAAGCCTCCTCCAATCCTAAATCGTACTTGACAGGAAATGCTGCTGATGTTACCACCTCTACTACAGGAGGCACTATCCTGATGGGCGGAAGTACAGATGTTGATGCGGCTATGCTGTGGATGTTGAATAAAAGTGGCGGAGGTGATATTGTAATTATCAGAGCCAGCGGTGCCGACGGCTACAATGATTATCTGTTTAACATGGCTCCGGTTAACTCAGTTGAAACATTGCTGATTAATACCCGTGCAAAGGCCAACAACGCTGATGCTGTTCAAAAAATCAGGAATGCAGAAGCATTGTTCATTGCAGGTGGAGATCAATATGATTATGTCAATTATTGGAAGGATACCGGTGTGGAAGATGCGATCAATTACCTAATTAATACCAAACATGTACCTGTTGGAGGCACAAGCGCTGGATGCGCAATTCTGGGAAAATCCTATTTTTCGGCACAGAATGGAACGGTTTATTCAGCTGATGCTTTGGCAAACCCTTATAATACGGCTGTTCAATTAGGCCACAACGATTTTGTTAATCATCCGTACCTAGGTAATACCATCACTGATTCACATTACAATAATCCCGATCGCAGAGGGCGCCACATTACTTTTATGGCTCGCATCATGACCGATTTAGCAGCTACCACTGCAAAGGGTGTAGGTGTTGAAGAGCAAACAGCTGTTTGTATTGATCAAAATGGTATTGCAAAGGTTTTTGGTATCAATAAAGCTTATTTCTTGCAAAATAATAACCTTGGACCAGAAACCTGTGTATCAGGTAGTCCATTAACCTGGAACAGAAGCCAGACTGCCGTAAAATATTATGCAATTCAAGGCTCTTCCACAGGAGCAGGTTCTTTCGATTTTACCAACTGGACGAGCTATTCCGGAGGAACAGCTGGATTTTTCTTTGTGAATAATGGAGTTTTAACTCAAAATTAA
- a CDS encoding DUF4870 domain-containing protein, whose product MQKTDNQFLMLTHLSQLAHFVFPFGGLLAPLLLWQMKKDEIIGLEDHGKEIMNFQISFAIYAIISSILIILLIGIGFLFVIALLTVIFPIIGAVKAANGEFYKYPLTIQFLK is encoded by the coding sequence ATGCAAAAGACTGATAACCAATTTCTGATGTTAACTCACTTAAGTCAGTTAGCTCATTTTGTATTTCCATTTGGAGGATTACTAGCACCTCTTTTACTATGGCAAATGAAGAAAGATGAGATTATTGGTTTGGAAGATCATGGAAAGGAAATTATGAATTTTCAGATCAGCTTTGCTATTTATGCGATCATTTCTTCCATTCTGATTATTTTATTGATTGGAATCGGTTTCTTATTTGTAATTGCCTTACTTACTGTAATTTTTCCAATAATAGGGGCTGTAAAGGCGGCTAATGGAGAATTTTACAAATATCCACTGACGATTCAGTTTCTGAAATAG
- a CDS encoding TonB-dependent receptor, whose translation MIKHITLLLLAVLSLQTTWAQSTNTSLLKGKITGDASNKVDVATVTIIGTKYKAVTDAEGFFEIKNIQPGNYTIHISALGFEPLKESITVSDKETTEISFTLKTAKGTLNEVEVFGMRDKQPEKLDAITRLPLKPKDQIQSISVISDKLITQQGNLTVIDATRNVAGVYTYSRYGNSSESISSRGFRGIPIYKNGVRMHSDFRGFGFISDMGTVESIQVLKGSAAVTMGAATDLGSPGGLINVVTKTPKFTNNGVVSLRAGGFSQFRPTFDIQGLLNKEQTLAFRLNGGYENSRTFHNIEGIGTEKLFINPSLEWRPDSKTAITFELDYLDDSRSLDVGTVNIDPKNISNRILEMPKDKFLGFDTDRQLATNTNVTARFRRDITDNLYVRGAFYRSNYDTEGYMAGLKAVKTNVEKDINVDQLNVYSRSIGSRGGHLEKNNVLQFDLIGKDIQTGKIKHTFQAGLDYRTSYVKDLSYASIVVDTIDVFQSVSNKLKNGVPSNFTKTGETESNNRSAGFTIQDVVQLTAWARVYGSIRFSTTESSNPAGTTVVRESYWNPLGGVMFSINKNINLFGSYTNSTNPRTAQYLDINGDPLGNERIDQFEAGLKTEWFNERLRFNFTAYKINNKNQNIRAAVLNPATGFIELQNYYFKGGNDERTGIETEITGRILPNLEVIAGYAYINAKYKEHTTFVPGSAPNNTPKHTFNAWGSYTIDRGPLKSLNFSAGIYYLGDRPYNDWTQANAEFHGITPNQEPWNNKAYTVVNVQLGYEFTKNWSSRVFVNNVFDAIGYDAYRTSYIDRIDPRNVSVSVSYRF comes from the coding sequence ATGATAAAACACATTACTCTCTTACTCCTTGCAGTATTATCGCTGCAAACAACGTGGGCCCAATCCACAAACACCTCATTATTAAAAGGTAAAATAACAGGAGATGCTTCAAATAAGGTAGACGTGGCAACTGTAACAATTATAGGAACAAAGTATAAAGCAGTTACTGATGCCGAAGGTTTCTTCGAAATAAAGAACATTCAACCGGGAAATTATACTATTCATATCTCAGCCCTGGGATTTGAACCGTTAAAAGAAAGTATTACCGTTTCAGATAAAGAAACGACTGAAATAAGCTTCACGCTGAAAACCGCGAAAGGCACATTAAATGAAGTTGAAGTATTCGGCATGCGCGACAAACAACCTGAAAAACTGGATGCGATTACTCGTTTACCCTTAAAACCAAAGGATCAAATCCAGTCGATTTCAGTTATTTCTGATAAACTGATTACCCAACAAGGAAACCTGACCGTGATTGATGCTACACGCAACGTAGCCGGTGTTTACACGTATTCACGTTATGGCAATAGTTCTGAAAGCATTTCGTCAAGAGGTTTCCGTGGTATTCCGATCTATAAAAATGGTGTAAGAATGCATTCTGATTTCCGTGGGTTCGGTTTTATTTCAGATATGGGAACTGTTGAAAGTATTCAGGTATTGAAAGGTTCAGCAGCCGTTACAATGGGTGCCGCTACTGACTTAGGTAGTCCAGGTGGGTTGATTAACGTGGTGACCAAAACACCTAAGTTTACCAATAACGGTGTGGTTTCTTTACGTGCCGGAGGGTTCTCTCAATTCCGCCCTACTTTTGATATTCAGGGGTTATTAAACAAAGAGCAAACTTTGGCATTCCGCTTAAACGGTGGTTACGAGAACTCAAGAACCTTTCATAACATTGAGGGTATTGGAACCGAAAAGCTATTCATTAACCCATCATTGGAGTGGCGACCTGACTCTAAAACAGCCATTACTTTCGAGCTAGACTACCTTGATGATAGTCGTTCTTTGGATGTAGGAACCGTAAATATCGACCCTAAAAATATAAGCAATCGAATTTTAGAAATGCCTAAGGATAAGTTCCTAGGTTTTGATACCGACAGACAATTGGCAACTAACACCAATGTTACAGCCCGTTTTAGAAGAGATATTACCGACAATTTATACGTAAGAGGTGCTTTCTATCGCTCTAATTACGATACTGAAGGTTATATGGCCGGATTGAAAGCGGTTAAAACGAATGTAGAAAAAGATATCAATGTTGATCAATTAAACGTTTACAGTCGATCAATTGGCAGCCGTGGCGGTCACCTGGAAAAAAACAATGTATTGCAGTTTGATTTGATTGGAAAAGATATTCAGACAGGTAAGATCAAACATACGTTTCAGGCTGGTTTAGATTACCGAACTTCCTATGTAAAAGACCTTTCTTATGCATCAATTGTGGTGGATACGATTGATGTTTTTCAATCGGTGTCTAACAAATTAAAAAATGGCGTTCCGAGTAATTTCACTAAAACCGGAGAAACCGAATCGAATAACAGAAGTGCGGGATTCACAATTCAGGATGTTGTTCAGTTAACTGCGTGGGCGCGTGTTTACGGCTCGATCCGTTTCAGCACGACTGAAAGTAGTAACCCTGCGGGAACAACTGTGGTACGAGAAAGCTATTGGAACCCACTGGGCGGTGTGATGTTCAGCATCAACAAAAATATTAACCTGTTCGGTTCTTATACTAATAGTACAAATCCAAGAACTGCTCAATATTTAGATATTAACGGCGATCCGTTAGGTAATGAGCGAATTGACCAATTTGAAGCAGGTTTAAAAACGGAATGGTTCAACGAGCGTTTGCGTTTCAACTTCACAGCTTATAAGATCAACAACAAAAATCAAAATATCAGAGCGGCAGTATTAAATCCTGCGACTGGCTTTATTGAGTTACAGAATTATTATTTCAAGGGTGGAAATGATGAGCGGACTGGTATCGAAACTGAAATCACCGGACGTATTTTACCAAACTTAGAAGTAATTGCCGGTTACGCTTATATCAACGCCAAATATAAAGAGCACACGACTTTTGTACCTGGCTCGGCTCCAAATAATACGCCTAAACATACCTTTAATGCGTGGGGTAGCTACACCATTGATCGCGGACCATTAAAGAGTTTAAACTTCAGCGCAGGTATTTATTACTTAGGTGATCGTCCTTACAACGATTGGACTCAAGCCAATGCTGAGTTCCACGGTATAACTCCAAACCAAGAGCCTTGGAATAATAAGGCTTACACGGTGGTAAATGTTCAGTTGGGTTACGAGTTCACTAAAAACTGGAGTTCAAGGGTATTTGTAAACAATGTGTTTGATGCAATTGGTTACGATGCTTACCGTACCAGCTACATCGACAGAATTGACCCTAGAAATGTTTCGGTTTCGGTTTCTTATCGTTTCTAA
- a CDS encoding PepSY-associated TM helix domain-containing protein, producing MKYTFKKFINDVHLWLGIASGLILFVVCLTGTIYTFEAEVDEFFNAEKFEAAYTYGAKPLPAEELVSILTAKHEGKLTAINIPEDKTRTYTISLKKSEKERRGTPYYIDQYTGEIKGTAKSKTGDFFLVVMRMHRWLLLDDSGGRIIVGVSTIIFVVLVISGLVLWWPSKLRLWKQGLKIKMSGNWKRTNHDLHNTLGFYSFILLLIMSLTGLCWSFDWYRNGLSTVLGDEIFKGRKEKPMISIAPSPDAKIITVEKIIAATDKELPYKADYQISFTKDSAAIVVYKTKMGFFALAASDKIQLDKYNGKTLKVERFEDKKFNEQIAASIRPLHTGEIFGTFSKILYFISCLIATSLPITGTIIWLNKLKKKPAKTAKKTVVSVEG from the coding sequence ATGAAATACACTTTTAAGAAGTTTATTAACGATGTTCATCTCTGGCTCGGCATTGCCAGCGGATTGATCTTATTTGTTGTTTGTTTAACCGGAACGATTTACACGTTTGAAGCTGAAGTTGATGAATTTTTCAACGCTGAAAAGTTTGAAGCAGCTTATACCTACGGAGCAAAACCTTTACCTGCGGAAGAACTTGTTTCGATTCTGACGGCAAAGCATGAAGGTAAACTCACTGCTATTAATATTCCTGAGGATAAAACCAGAACCTACACAATTAGCTTAAAAAAGTCAGAAAAAGAACGTCGTGGAACACCTTATTACATTGATCAGTATACAGGTGAAATAAAAGGAACAGCGAAAAGTAAAACAGGTGATTTTTTCTTGGTTGTCATGCGCATGCATCGCTGGTTGCTGTTGGATGACAGTGGAGGCCGGATTATCGTGGGAGTTTCAACCATTATTTTTGTTGTGCTGGTTATTTCAGGTTTAGTACTTTGGTGGCCATCTAAACTTCGCTTATGGAAACAAGGTCTGAAGATAAAAATGAGCGGTAATTGGAAACGGACCAATCACGATCTGCATAATACGTTGGGGTTCTATTCATTTATCCTATTGTTGATCATGTCGCTCACCGGACTTTGTTGGTCGTTCGACTGGTATAGAAATGGGTTGAGTACTGTGCTGGGTGATGAAATATTTAAAGGTCGAAAAGAAAAGCCAATGATCTCTATTGCCCCATCTCCCGATGCTAAAATTATAACCGTTGAAAAGATCATCGCAGCCACTGATAAAGAACTTCCCTATAAAGCCGATTATCAGATTTCTTTCACCAAAGATTCAGCTGCTATTGTAGTTTATAAAACCAAAATGGGATTTTTCGCGCTGGCTGCCTCGGATAAAATTCAGCTGGATAAATACAATGGGAAAACTTTAAAAGTGGAACGCTTTGAGGACAAAAAATTCAATGAGCAAATAGCTGCCTCGATCCGTCCGCTACATACAGGTGAGATATTCGGGACGTTTTCGAAAATATTGTATTTTATTTCTTGTTTAATTGCTACCAGTTTGCCTATTACGGGTACTATTATCTGGTTAAATAAACTGAAGAAGAAACCGGCGAAAACAGCAAAGAAAACAGTGGTAAGTGTGGAGGGCTAA
- a CDS encoding lipid-binding SYLF domain-containing protein: MKKNLVISLAKAIMIFSSLLLIANTAVAQSDKDKQIIADCDSAKADFLHTDALLKSVFADAYGYVILPNVGKGAVGVGGASGNGIVYEKGKITGKAKMSQVTIGFQFGGQAYRELIFFENKEAMDRFKANKLEFSAQASAVAITAGASADAKYTNGVMIFTHTKGGAMYEASVGGQKFKYTSF, translated from the coding sequence ATGAAAAAGAACCTAGTTATCTCACTTGCAAAAGCAATAATGATTTTTTCCTCATTATTATTAATCGCAAATACAGCAGTAGCTCAATCTGACAAGGACAAACAAATAATTGCTGATTGTGACAGCGCCAAGGCAGATTTTCTTCATACGGATGCCTTATTGAAAAGTGTATTTGCTGACGCTTATGGGTATGTGATCCTTCCCAATGTTGGCAAGGGAGCTGTGGGGGTGGGTGGAGCCTCTGGAAATGGTATCGTTTATGAAAAAGGCAAAATTACAGGAAAAGCGAAGATGTCACAGGTAACCATTGGTTTTCAATTTGGCGGACAGGCTTACAGGGAGCTCATATTTTTTGAAAACAAAGAAGCAATGGATCGTTTCAAGGCGAACAAACTTGAATTTTCAGCACAGGCTTCAGCTGTTGCGATCACTGCTGGCGCTTCTGCAGATGCAAAGTATACCAACGGTGTCATGATATTCACCCACACCAAGGGTGGTGCGATGTATGAAGCATCAGTAGGCGGTCAAAAGTTCAAGTATACCTCATTTTAA
- a CDS encoding helix-turn-helix domain-containing protein, with translation MQVVSKIDILDQPVCNKTVPDNYNVNSVLQEVEVCLEHAVLKEFRSKQLVTDGLIILDTYMCFSEAVIDTYEIIGDCIVMDFVYEGNTIGAVEDSDYQMKIASGTHSLMYTPGFKVTLPVDQAVNYYTIILSTDLYFKLISHDSCLHKGFELKIRNKKSGYFSEQHGTISPQMKWVINDIRNCKREGCLKRLFLEAKLKELLVLQLEDFKTKNEVDLAESVLRGDDYEKLEEAKVIIEKDYVSPPSLCELARIVSLNEFKLKKGFKELFNTTVHCYVVKLRMEKAQILLNETDYSVREIAYKLGYKNPAYFSTAFKNYHGFVPSENKKKLFMQPLSLLFGLWLLGVSAIRELIVLESIIVS, from the coding sequence ATGCAGGTAGTTTCTAAAATTGATATTCTTGATCAGCCGGTATGCAATAAAACAGTGCCAGATAACTATAATGTAAACAGTGTTTTACAAGAAGTAGAAGTGTGCTTGGAGCATGCAGTTTTGAAGGAGTTCAGGAGCAAGCAGCTGGTTACAGACGGACTAATTATTTTAGATACCTACATGTGTTTTTCTGAAGCTGTAATCGATACCTATGAAATAATCGGTGATTGTATTGTAATGGATTTTGTTTACGAAGGCAATACAATTGGAGCTGTCGAGGATTCGGATTACCAAATGAAAATAGCTTCAGGAACACACTCATTGATGTATACACCCGGATTTAAAGTTACGCTACCCGTTGATCAAGCAGTGAATTATTATACTATAATTCTTTCAACTGACCTTTATTTTAAGTTGATCAGTCATGATTCGTGCTTGCATAAAGGTTTCGAGCTTAAAATCCGTAATAAAAAATCAGGCTATTTTTCTGAACAACACGGAACCATTAGTCCGCAGATGAAATGGGTGATTAATGACATCCGAAATTGTAAAAGAGAGGGTTGTTTAAAACGCTTATTCCTTGAAGCGAAACTTAAAGAACTTTTAGTGTTGCAACTGGAAGACTTTAAAACAAAAAATGAAGTTGACCTAGCAGAAAGCGTGCTTAGAGGAGATGATTATGAAAAGCTGGAAGAAGCGAAGGTAATCATTGAAAAGGATTATGTTAGTCCACCGTCATTGTGTGAGTTGGCTAGAATTGTTTCGCTTAATGAATTTAAGCTTAAGAAGGGTTTTAAGGAATTGTTTAATACAACGGTTCATTGTTATGTAGTAAAATTACGGATGGAGAAAGCCCAGATTCTTTTGAATGAAACAGATTACTCCGTGAGAGAAATCGCCTACAAACTGGGATATAAAAACCCGGCATATTTTAGTACAGCATTTAAAAATTATCATGGTTTTGTGCCGAGTGAAAATAAAAAGAAATTATTTATGCAGCCATTGAGCCTGCTGTTTGGATTATGGCTTTTGGGTGTCTCTGCGATCAGAGAGCTGATTGTTTTGGAGAGTATTATTGTTAGTTAA